The Leptospira paudalimensis region CATTGAAGTGGGATTTCCTTCTTCCAATGAATCCGAATTTTATACCTGCCAAGTTTTGTCCAAACGAGCACCAAAGGGCAAACCAATTGCTGCCTTGTCGAGAGCCAATGAAAAAGAAATCGCTGTTACATGGGAAGCCATCCAACATGCAGACTCACCTCGTATGCATATTGTGTATCCTGTTAGTGACTTTTCCATTAAACATGTGTTAAAGATTTCAGAAAAAGAAGTGCTTCAAAAAATTAAATCTTCTGTTTCTTTTGCACGTTCGATTGTTGGACCCAACCACCAAATCCAATTTTCAGGCGAACATTTTGGTGATGCCATCCAAAACTTCGAATTCACAAAACTTGCATTTATGACTGCCATCGAAGCAGGTGCCAATATCATCAACTTGCCAAATACAGTGGAACGTTATCGCCCAATGGTTTTTGTGAATATGGTAAAGGATATTAAGGAATCCATTGGAGACAAAGCAATGATTTCCATTCATACACATAACGATTTGGGTATGGCAACAGCTACATCGGTAGAGTCTGTGTATGTTGGTGCAGAACAAATAGAGGTGGCTTTGAATGGACTTGGTGAAAGAGCGGGTAACACTAATTTGTATGAAACCGTAATTGCTTTACACCAAAATGGTGAATCTTTGAACATTCATTTTGATAGGATTTATCCAACTGCAAAACGAATTTCAGAATTAACGGGAATTCCGATTGGAGAAAAAACTCCTATCATCGGTGAAGACATCTTCTCACATAGATCAGGTATCCATCAAGATGGTGTCACCAAAACACTTAACCAATCCAAAGGTGCTTATCGAACCTTTTCACCAGAATTTGTGGGTAGATTTGACAAAGAAACGATCTCGTTCACTAACCAATCTGGCCACAAAGCCATTGAATTTTTGTTACGCCAAAAAGGGATCGAAGTTTCAAAAGAAGAGATTCACCGTTTGTTTTCAGTAGCAAAATCAATTTCTTCCAAAGAGAACAATCGAGAGATCACCGAAACAGAGTTAGTGGAACTTAGCAGATCGATTCTCACCTATCAGTGAACAGTGAAGGGTTTTGTCCAGAGAAACTTGAGGCAAATCATCAGGAATCGTTGACAAATCTTTGTCAATCTGCCATAATTTCGAATGGTTTTTCTGGAGGTATCATGGCAGAAACTCTTATCAAACAAGCACGTATTTTTGATGGAAGCACAAACCCATCGTTTATTGGAGATGTGCGGATCAAAGACGGAATTGTGGAGACGATTTCTAAAACTGAATTGAGTGCAAAACCAGGAGAGACAGTCATTGATGCAAAAGGCCAATGGCTCACTCCAGGTTTTATCGATTTTCATACTCATTATGATGCTGAAATTGAAATGGCTCCAGATCTTTCTGAATCAGTAAGACATGGAATTACAACAATTTCTCTTGGAAGTTGTTCTTTGAGTTTGGCAGTGGGAGATCCAACAGACCTTGCTGATATGTTTAGCCGTGTCGAAGCAATCCCTAGAAAAAATGTATTATCGATATTAGAGAGTAAAAAAAATTGGAACTCTGCCATTGAATACAAAAAACATTTAAACGATCTTCCATTAGGTCCCAATGTAACTTCCTTTGCAGGTCACTCAGCAATCCGTGCTCATGTCATGGGATTGGAGAGATCATTAACAAAAGGAGAAAAACCAACCAAACAAGAGTTAGATAAAATGAACCAACACCTAGAAGAAGCATTGGATGCTGGTTTTATGGGTTTATCGATTAATACACTTGTTTGGGATAAAATGGATGGTTCCCGGTTTCGTTCACGACCACTACCTTCAACGTTTGCCAACTGGAGTGAGTATGAGTTTTTAAACAAAACTCTTAGGAAACGAGGAAAAATTTTCCAAGGTGTTCCAAACGTTTCCACTAAAATCAACGTTTTGATGTTTTTAAAAGAGGCATTCGGTATTTTTAGAAAACCATTAAAAACAACCATCATCTCTCTAATGGATGTAAAATTTGATCCAGGTTTGTATAAATTATTAGGTGTGATTGGAAGGATTACAAATAAACTTTTCCGATCTGACTTTCGATTCCAAGCTCTCCCTGAACCATTTGATCTGTATGCCGATGGGATGGATGTGGTTGTGTTTGAAGAGTTTGCTGCTGGTGCAAAAGCAAACCACATTGAAGATGAATTGGAACGAAAAACATTAATGAAGGATCCAAACTATCGATCTTGGTTTAAAAGACAATGGACAAATTGGTTTTTACCTCGAGTGTTTCATAGAAACTTTCGAGAAACAAAAATTGTTGATGCACCAGACAAATCACTCATTGGTAAATCAATCGATGATGTAGCGAAAGAAAGAGGTGTCCATTCCGTAACCGCATTTTTGGATTTAGTGGCTGAGCATGGAAACAAAGTTAGGTGGTATACCGTAATGGCTAACCATAGAAAGGAACCACTCCAAAAAATAGTTTCCTATCCAGATATTCTCATCGGATTTTCAGATGCTGGTGCTCACCTTCGGGGAATGGCACATTATAACTTTCCTCTTCGTATGTTAAAACTAGTTAGAGATGCTGAATTGGAAAACAAACCATTTATGAGTATAGAAAGAGCTGTTCACAGACTTACTGGTGAAATTGGTGATTGGTTTGGAATTGATGCAGGTTATATCAAAGAAGGAAAACGTGCTGACCTCGTCCTCATTGATCCAAACAAATTGGACGACTCTTTAGCGAAAGACGTCGAAGCTCCGATGCCGTTTATGGAGGATTTTAAACGATGGGTTCGTCGTAATGATGAAACCATCAAAAAAGTATTCATCAATGGAAAACTGGCAGTGGATGGTGGCAAACCCGTCGCAGGACTAGGAAAAGAACGAGGGTATGGTCGCTTTTTAGAATCACAAATCGGCGTTTAAAAAAGGTTTGAAGTTGGATTCTGGATCGATTAGATTCAGTATCCAACCAAACCATGAAACCAAACTCGATTTCAATTTTATATTCTTCCTTCCTTCTCACCTTACTTCTCTTACACATCCAATGTTCTAGTGCGAGTCGCAGCGAACGAGAATATGCCTCGCGGAGTACGGGAGATGAATACGAGGAATCCAAAGCTTCACCAGGTGTTTCTTCCTCTCCAAAACCTGAAGGCAAACCACAAGAAAACAAATCCCAAAAAAGGATGATGATCTATACTGTTGTTGTGAATTTACAATCAAAGGAAATTGAACCAAAAGTATTAGAAATCATCAAATTGGCAGAATCGTTTGGAGGATATGCACTCCAATACAGTTCCCAAGGAACCATCCAGTTAAAAATCCCGCAGGAAAATCTAAAAAACTTTCTCAGCAGTTTAAAAAAGGAATCACATAATTATTCTGAAGATGTTTCTGCCAAAGATGTTACAGAAGATTATTTGGATACAGAGATACGTTTAGAAAATGCACAGAAGATGCGGACTCGGTTATTAGAAATTTTAAAGACTGCAAAAACTTTGGAAGAAACTTTAAAAGTTGAAGCAGAACTGAATAAAGTATCTGAATCCATAGAACGATGGGAAGGAAAACTAAAGTATTTATCCCAAGCAGTCCAACTCTCGACTGTTACCGTTCATGTAAGGCAAAAATGGGAACCAGTTGTTCAAAAAGAATACCAACCCGGACCAATTGGATATCCTTTCTATTGGTTATATTTGGGACTTGGCAAAGTAAAAGATGGATTCATCTGGTTATTCATCCAAGAAATTCCAAAAGAAAAATAAGTTTTATTGTATGAAAAGACTATTCTTTGCCATAACGTTAGTTAGTATTTTTTCATGTAAAATGCCCTTTGGCTCCTATCCGGAACTCACAGGACCTGTTGTTGATCCAAGTGGATATTTGCCAATAGATACCAAATCAAAACTAGAAACCATTTTACTGGAAGAGGAAAAAATCACTTCCAATCAAGTTGTGATTTATATTACAGAAAGTTTAAGAGAAAGTACGATTGAAAGAGAAGCAGTTGCTGTTTTTGAACAATGGAAACTCGGACAAAAAGATAAAGACAATGGAATTTTATTGTTACTTGCTCCAAACGATAAGAAAGTAAGGATTGAAGTTGGTTATGGACTGGAATCAATCCTTACTGATTTAATTGCAAAACGTATCATTGATGAAATCATCATCCCCAATATGAAAGCTGGAAATCCTTCTATGGCGATGATCTCTGGAGTCACTGCCATATTAGAACAACTCCGGACTCAGTCACCGAAGTTAACGAATGAAAATTGCGCAAAACCATTTAGTGATACCAATTCAGAATTACACTCCGATACAATTCCATACCTCATAAAGGAAACAAAATCGATTCGATCGATTGATTTTAAATTCTGTGTGCTTCCATTAGAATCCCAATTTGCTTTAGAAGGTGCAGCCAATCACCTACTCTTACAACAACAGAAATCTTCGCAAAATGTAAGTTCAGTGATTTTTGTCACTTCACCTAAAAATGAGTACAAAGGCACAATCGTGACAAGCCCAGATTTTTACTGGTCTCTCAGCCAAAACAAAATCAGGAGTATCTTCCGTAATCGATACCAGGAAAGTCGAACAGGAGATTTTACAAATTATACATACCGCGCATATTTAGATATGTTAGATCATATCCGTCATAATAACAAAATCGAAATCGAAAAAGGCACAGGTATATACGATCCTTATGATTCCTTAGAACGATTCTCTTATGACAGGGCAGGTGAAACCATTCGAAAGTTAGAAACAGAATACAAGATTGGAATTCAAATTCTTTTCTTAGATACAAAAAGTGATTTAACGGAAGAAGGAAAAAAATACCACCAATTGGCTTTTGGAAAGTCACCTGGGATTACCTTACTCTTTTCCTTAAATCAAAAAAAATTCTTGGTTTATACCGATCAAAACTCGATGGTTGAGTCAACAAATGGATCCACTAGTTACCTCATTGAAACTTCAAAACTGGAGCAAACGATCACAAATGCGATCACATCTGAATTAAAAGTTGCAGACATTGATTGGATCTGCATTCGAAGTGCGGAAGGAATTGACACTTACCTCAATTCACTTCGTTACCAAAAAGATTTTAATTACGAAAATTCATCTCAATCGACATCGTCTAACTCAATTACAAACATCAACATAAAGGAACCACATTTTGTGTTTCAATTATTCTTTATGCTGATGTTTTTTTTCCTATGGATTGGGTTGGCTTCGGGTGAGGGAATTATCTTCTTTTATGGACTCTTTTATGTGATCGGTGTCATCATTCGAACGAAGATGTATCTTTTACCTGATTCACCTAACATATATGTAATGTTTTCAATGTTGGTTTCAGCCATTTTAACCACGATCTTCAGTTTTATCTTTCGGAAACTCGGTTGGTCAACCACAGTCAGTTCCCACACTCGAGACTTTTTTACAAGTTCCGGTTCTAGCTCAAGTTCTGGATCAGGATCCAGTTATCGTTCCTCTGGTAGCTCCTACTCGGGCGGAGGAGGAAGGTCAGGTGGTGGTGGTGCAAGCGGAAGTTGGTCATAAAATTTTAAACTTTGATCAATCTTTGTGCTGAATGGATCATTTGTGATTTCATCCTTTCAATGACCTTGCGATCTTTTGTGAGTGCATACAAACGTAATCCACCCAAATAACTCATATAAAGTTCATAACTCAGGGATTTTACAAGATCGAGGCGTAAACTTGGTTCGAATTTTAGGATACAAATTTCAACAGTTTCTAACACGTGTTGTATGGCACGATTCCGATACGAGTCAAATTGGTTCAGGTGGGAAATTTCACCGGAAAACAATGCTATCGGACAATCTTTTCTAGAGGTATTCCTCTGGTTTCTAACAATAAAATTTACCCATTTATCAATGAAGTCAGAAAGGTCGTTTGCTTTCCCTAATACTTTTAACATCACAACCCGTTGTTGTTCGGACAAATAGTTTAGGTATTCAAAACCAATGTCATCCTTGGATCGAAAATGATCATATAGAGTTTTTTTA contains the following coding sequences:
- a CDS encoding DUF4349 domain-containing protein, which encodes MKPNSISILYSSFLLTLLLLHIQCSSASRSEREYASRSTGDEYEESKASPGVSSSPKPEGKPQENKSQKRMMIYTVVVNLQSKEIEPKVLEIIKLAESFGGYALQYSSQGTIQLKIPQENLKNFLSSLKKESHNYSEDVSAKDVTEDYLDTEIRLENAQKMRTRLLEILKTAKTLEETLKVEAELNKVSESIERWEGKLKYLSQAVQLSTVTVHVRQKWEPVVQKEYQPGPIGYPFYWLYLGLGKVKDGFIWLFIQEIPKEK
- a CDS encoding TetR/AcrR family transcriptional regulator — encoded protein: MKPKDKILESSFALFREKGFQATGIAEILEKAGAYKKTLYDHFRSKDDIGFEYLNYLSEQQRVVMLKVLGKANDLSDFIDKWVNFIVRNQRNTSRKDCPIALFSGEISHLNQFDSYRNRAIQHVLETVEICILKFEPSLRLDLVKSLSYELYMSYLGGLRLYALTKDRKVIERMKSQMIHSAQRLIKV
- a CDS encoding N-acyl-D-amino-acid deacylase family protein, which codes for MAETLIKQARIFDGSTNPSFIGDVRIKDGIVETISKTELSAKPGETVIDAKGQWLTPGFIDFHTHYDAEIEMAPDLSESVRHGITTISLGSCSLSLAVGDPTDLADMFSRVEAIPRKNVLSILESKKNWNSAIEYKKHLNDLPLGPNVTSFAGHSAIRAHVMGLERSLTKGEKPTKQELDKMNQHLEEALDAGFMGLSINTLVWDKMDGSRFRSRPLPSTFANWSEYEFLNKTLRKRGKIFQGVPNVSTKINVLMFLKEAFGIFRKPLKTTIISLMDVKFDPGLYKLLGVIGRITNKLFRSDFRFQALPEPFDLYADGMDVVVFEEFAAGAKANHIEDELERKTLMKDPNYRSWFKRQWTNWFLPRVFHRNFRETKIVDAPDKSLIGKSIDDVAKERGVHSVTAFLDLVAEHGNKVRWYTVMANHRKEPLQKIVSYPDILIGFSDAGAHLRGMAHYNFPLRMLKLVRDAELENKPFMSIERAVHRLTGEIGDWFGIDAGYIKEGKRADLVLIDPNKLDDSLAKDVEAPMPFMEDFKRWVRRNDETIKKVFINGKLAVDGGKPVAGLGKERGYGRFLESQIGV
- a CDS encoding TPM domain-containing protein; translated protein: MKRLFFAITLVSIFSCKMPFGSYPELTGPVVDPSGYLPIDTKSKLETILLEEEKITSNQVVIYITESLRESTIEREAVAVFEQWKLGQKDKDNGILLLLAPNDKKVRIEVGYGLESILTDLIAKRIIDEIIIPNMKAGNPSMAMISGVTAILEQLRTQSPKLTNENCAKPFSDTNSELHSDTIPYLIKETKSIRSIDFKFCVLPLESQFALEGAANHLLLQQQKSSQNVSSVIFVTSPKNEYKGTIVTSPDFYWSLSQNKIRSIFRNRYQESRTGDFTNYTYRAYLDMLDHIRHNNKIEIEKGTGIYDPYDSLERFSYDRAGETIRKLETEYKIGIQILFLDTKSDLTEEGKKYHQLAFGKSPGITLLFSLNQKKFLVYTDQNSMVESTNGSTSYLIETSKLEQTITNAITSELKVADIDWICIRSAEGIDTYLNSLRYQKDFNYENSSQSTSSNSITNINIKEPHFVFQLFFMLMFFFLWIGLASGEGIIFFYGLFYVIGVIIRTKMYLLPDSPNIYVMFSMLVSAILTTIFSFIFRKLGWSTTVSSHTRDFFTSSGSSSSSGSGSSYRSSGSSYSGGGGRSGGGGASGSWS
- the leuA2 gene encoding 2-isopropylmalate synthase LeuA2, coding for MKPKTIHIQDVTLRDGNQALKRPWTLNEKIEVFDLLVSLNVDGIEVGFPSSNESEFYTCQVLSKRAPKGKPIAALSRANEKEIAVTWEAIQHADSPRMHIVYPVSDFSIKHVLKISEKEVLQKIKSSVSFARSIVGPNHQIQFSGEHFGDAIQNFEFTKLAFMTAIEAGANIINLPNTVERYRPMVFVNMVKDIKESIGDKAMISIHTHNDLGMATATSVESVYVGAEQIEVALNGLGERAGNTNLYETVIALHQNGESLNIHFDRIYPTAKRISELTGIPIGEKTPIIGEDIFSHRSGIHQDGVTKTLNQSKGAYRTFSPEFVGRFDKETISFTNQSGHKAIEFLLRQKGIEVSKEEIHRLFSVAKSISSKENNREITETELVELSRSILTYQ